The DNA region GCCACCGTTCGCGGCGGCGACGGCGCTGGATTGAAATCGCCGATCACCCAGATCGCGGCGGAACCGCCGTAGCCCCCCTGCTGGCGCACGCCGCCGTTGCCCATCTCCCGCGCACGGGAATACAGCAGCCAACGGCGATGGCCCACCGGCAAATTGTTCGCGCCGGAATCCTGGACTTGGCCATCGATGGCCAGCGGGCCGGTGTAGTCGTACGACCCCCACGACAGATTGGCCGAACTGGCCGCATCGTAGGCGTCTTGGCTCCAGCAAAACCAATTGCTCGGAGGCGTGTGGGACAGGCTGTTGTTGCGGGACATGACCAACGCCGCCTTTTGGCACTTAGCGTTCTTTGTCGGATTGAACGCGATATCCGCGTTCAACCCCGCCATCGCCCGGAAATAGTTGATGCGCCGCAAGACGTCGTCGTGGTAAGCCGGCGCGACGCTCCCCGCTAGGCAGTTCGCCGTGTCGCCGTTCCAACCCATGCGGTCCAGGAACCCTTCGGACGCCCCATAAACGGCATGATAAAAGGCCAGCGCCTCGTAGCGCGACCCGGCGTTGACCGACAACCCGCTCACCCCTTTCTTCACGGGTTCAACCCGGTCGGCCCGCTCCGGGGGCACCGTCAAGGCCTCGACTTGTTCCGGCGTGAGGGCAATCGCGGAGTGCATTACAACCGCATCCGCGGCAACCACCGGCCGGACTTGCATAGCCCCGGCGCACAAGCCCACGGCCGGAATCCAGGCAAGCCATCCGCCGCACGGCTTCATATTGCCG from Deltaproteobacteria bacterium includes:
- a CDS encoding CAP domain-containing protein; the encoded protein is MFLNWNRAEKRPAPGWSGSIQREDGNMKPCGGWLAWIPAVGLCAGAMQVRPVVAADAVVMHSAIALTPEQVEALTVPPERADRVEPVKKGVSGLSVNAGSRYEALAFYHAVYGASEGFLDRMGWNGDTANCLAGSVAPAYHDDVLRRINYFRAMAGLNADIAFNPTKNAKCQKAALVMSRNNSLSHTPPSNWFCWSQDAYDAASSANLSWGSYDYTGPLAIDGQVQDSGANNLPVGHRRWLLYSRAREMGNGGVRQQGGYGGSAAIWVIGDFNPAPSPPRTVA